One part of the Denticeps clupeoides chromosome 16, fDenClu1.1, whole genome shotgun sequence genome encodes these proteins:
- the lmnl3 gene encoding lamin L3 isoform X6 yields the protein MASATSTPVASAGRATRATRRSTAGASPSSGASPTRISRMQEKEELRHLNDRLAAYIERVRQLENDKSSLQLLLEEKEESSGREAANIRRIYDAELADARKSLDSIANERARLQIELSQLLEDHRKLQARNSKKEVELNTALGHWRQLEAALNSKEAEYSNLLAGNRRQENEIADLRAQTSNLESALQNAKAQLNAEMLQRVDAQNQIHTLQEQIDFQRHITEQEVKELRSRHESRLVEVDSGRQKEFESKLAEAMQQLRKDHEGQIQQYKEELERTFVAKLENAQQAATKNSDFASSIREELAGARLRLESQTAELNHLQKQNTALEGRVRELERMLDREREVAQQRLTRKDQEMADMREQMQAQLEDYQNLLDVKLTLDMEINAYRKMLEGEEQRLKLSPSPSERANVPRTHAQGTRRLKGKKRKHEGSSGLSPCYKVSQHSSARGNVSIDEIDLEGRYITIKNNSELDQPLGGWIIRKSHPSLEEVIYQVPSGYVLRAGHTLTIWAAGAVVEPVPPGDLLLKSHQSWGAVNDVRVTLFTPQEEEAAERRLVCVQKGAEGDSDVDYDEEFVTGGDIHLRRQVSASSPPNVLKLNKYSATRIAVAFHKHRFLYVVSKPKRKKKEKCCLIF from the exons ATGGCCTCTGCGACGTCCACGCCGGTCGCCTCCGCCGGCCGCGCGACGCGCGCCACCCGGCGCAGCACCGCCGGCGCGTCCCCGTCCTCCGGCGCCAGCCCGACCCGCATCAGCCGCatgcaggagaaggaggagctcCGGCATCTCAACGACCGCCTGGCCGCCTACATAGAGCGCGTCCGGCAGCTGGAGAACGACAAGTcgtccctgcagctgctgctggaggagaaaGAGGAGTCGAGCGGCCGGGAAGCCGCCAACATCCGCCGGATCTACGACGCCGAGCTGGCCGACGCCAGAAAGTCGCTGGACTCCATAGCCAACGAGCGGGCCCGGCTGCAGATAGAGCTCAGCCAGCTCCTGGAGGACCACAGGAAGCTGCAGGCCAG GAATTCTAAAAAGGAGGTTGAGCTGAACACCGCCCTCGGACACTGGCGGCAGCTGGAAGCCGCCCTCAACTCCAAGGAGGCCGAATACAGCAACTTGCTAGCAGGGAACAGAAGGCAGGAAAATGAAATTGCTGACCTCAGGGCCCAAACGTCCAAC CTCGAGTCAGCATTGCAAAACGCCAAGGCCCAGCTTAACGCGGAGATGCTACAGCGGGTGGACGCTCAGAACCAGATCCATACGCTGCAGGAGCAGATAGACTTTCAGAGGCACATCACTGAGCAG GAGGTGAAAGAGCTGAGGAGCCGCCACGAGAGCAGGCTGGTGGAGGTGGACTCGGGCAGGCAGAAGGAGTTCGAGAGCAAGCTGGCCGAGGCCATGCAGCAGCTCCGCAAGGACCACGAAGGGCAAATCCAGCAGTACAAGGAGGAGCTGGAGCGCACCTTTGTCGCCAAG TTGGAGAACGCCCAACAGGCAGCCACAAAGAACAGCGACTTCGCCTCGTCCATCAGGGAGGAGTTGGCGGGGGCCCGGCTCAGACTGGAGTCTCAGACCGCTGAACTCAACCACCTTCAGAAACAG AACACTGCCCTGGAGGGTAGGGTGCGGGAGCTGGAGCGCATGCTGGACCGCGAGAGAGAGGTGGCCCAGCAGCGGCTCACCCGTAAGGACCAAGAGATGGCAGACATGCGGGAGCAGATGCAGGCCCAGCTGGAAGATTACCAGAACCTGCTGGACGTGAAGCTCACCCTGGACATGGAGATCAACGCCTACAGGAAGATGCTGGAGGGAGAAGAGCAAAG GTTGAAGTTGTCCCCGAGCCCGTCAGAGCGAGCTAATGTCCCCAGAACACACGCTCAAGGAACCCGGAGGCTCAAAGGCAAGAAAAGGAAACATGAGGGTTCCAGTGGGCTCTCTCCCTGTTACAAGGTATCCCAGCATTCCTCTGCACGAGGCAACGTATCGATTGATGAGATCGATCTGGAGGGGCGTTATATCACGATCAAGAATAACTCTGAGCTG GACCAGCCTTTAGGTGGGTGGATTATAAGGAAAAGTCACCCATCTTTGGAAGAGGTCATCTACCAGGTCCCGTCAGGCTATGTACTTAGAGCAGGACACACCCTGACT ATTTGGGCAGCGGGAGCGGTTGTGGAGCCTGTGCCTCCGGGCGATTTGCTCTTGAAGAGCCATCAGAGCTGGGGAGCTGTGAATGACGTGCGCGTGACCCTGTTCACCCCCCAGGAGGAG GAAGCTGCCGAGCgcaggcttgtgtgtgtgcagaaagggGCTGAAGGAGACTCTGACGTGGATTACGACGAGGAGTTCGTCACGGGCGGTGACATCCACCTTCGACGACAGGTAAGCGCAAGTTCCCCCCCAAACGTCTTGAAACTCAATAAATATTCTGCTACTCGAATCGCGGTGGCATTTCACAAACACCGTTTTCTATATGTTGTTTCTAAGccgaaaagaaagaaaaaggaaaagtgtTGTCTGATTTTCTGA
- the lmnl3 gene encoding lamin L3 isoform X7, protein MASATSTPVASAGRATRATRRSTAGASPSSGASPTRISRMQEKEELRHLNDRLAAYIERVRQLENDKSSLQLLLEEKEESSGREAANIRRIYDAELADARKSLDSIANERARLQIELSQLLEDHRKLQARNSKKEVELNTALGHWRQLEAALNSKEAEYSNLLAGNRRQENEIADLRAQTSNLESALQNAKAQLNAEMLQRVDAQNQIHTLQEQIDFQRHITEQEVKELRSRHESRLVEVDSGRQKEFESKLAEAMQQLRKDHEGQIQQYKEELERTFVAKLENAQQAATKNSDFASSIREELAGARLRLESQTAELNHLQKQNTALEGRVRELERMLDREREVAQQRLTRKDQEMADMREQMQAQLEDYQNLLDVKLTLDMEINAYRKMLEGEEQRLKLSPSPSERANVPRTHAQGTRRLKGKKRKHEGSSGLSPCYKVSQHSSARGNVSIDEIDLEGRYITIKNNSELDQPLGGWIIRKSHPSLEEVIYQVPSGYVLRAGHTLTIWAAGAVVEPVPPGDLLLKSHQSWGAVNDVRVTLFTPQEEEAAERRLVCVQKGAEGDSDVDYDEEFVTGGDIHLRRQPKRKKKEKCCLIF, encoded by the exons ATGGCCTCTGCGACGTCCACGCCGGTCGCCTCCGCCGGCCGCGCGACGCGCGCCACCCGGCGCAGCACCGCCGGCGCGTCCCCGTCCTCCGGCGCCAGCCCGACCCGCATCAGCCGCatgcaggagaaggaggagctcCGGCATCTCAACGACCGCCTGGCCGCCTACATAGAGCGCGTCCGGCAGCTGGAGAACGACAAGTcgtccctgcagctgctgctggaggagaaaGAGGAGTCGAGCGGCCGGGAAGCCGCCAACATCCGCCGGATCTACGACGCCGAGCTGGCCGACGCCAGAAAGTCGCTGGACTCCATAGCCAACGAGCGGGCCCGGCTGCAGATAGAGCTCAGCCAGCTCCTGGAGGACCACAGGAAGCTGCAGGCCAG GAATTCTAAAAAGGAGGTTGAGCTGAACACCGCCCTCGGACACTGGCGGCAGCTGGAAGCCGCCCTCAACTCCAAGGAGGCCGAATACAGCAACTTGCTAGCAGGGAACAGAAGGCAGGAAAATGAAATTGCTGACCTCAGGGCCCAAACGTCCAAC CTCGAGTCAGCATTGCAAAACGCCAAGGCCCAGCTTAACGCGGAGATGCTACAGCGGGTGGACGCTCAGAACCAGATCCATACGCTGCAGGAGCAGATAGACTTTCAGAGGCACATCACTGAGCAG GAGGTGAAAGAGCTGAGGAGCCGCCACGAGAGCAGGCTGGTGGAGGTGGACTCGGGCAGGCAGAAGGAGTTCGAGAGCAAGCTGGCCGAGGCCATGCAGCAGCTCCGCAAGGACCACGAAGGGCAAATCCAGCAGTACAAGGAGGAGCTGGAGCGCACCTTTGTCGCCAAG TTGGAGAACGCCCAACAGGCAGCCACAAAGAACAGCGACTTCGCCTCGTCCATCAGGGAGGAGTTGGCGGGGGCCCGGCTCAGACTGGAGTCTCAGACCGCTGAACTCAACCACCTTCAGAAACAG AACACTGCCCTGGAGGGTAGGGTGCGGGAGCTGGAGCGCATGCTGGACCGCGAGAGAGAGGTGGCCCAGCAGCGGCTCACCCGTAAGGACCAAGAGATGGCAGACATGCGGGAGCAGATGCAGGCCCAGCTGGAAGATTACCAGAACCTGCTGGACGTGAAGCTCACCCTGGACATGGAGATCAACGCCTACAGGAAGATGCTGGAGGGAGAAGAGCAAAG GTTGAAGTTGTCCCCGAGCCCGTCAGAGCGAGCTAATGTCCCCAGAACACACGCTCAAGGAACCCGGAGGCTCAAAGGCAAGAAAAGGAAACATGAGGGTTCCAGTGGGCTCTCTCCCTGTTACAAGGTATCCCAGCATTCCTCTGCACGAGGCAACGTATCGATTGATGAGATCGATCTGGAGGGGCGTTATATCACGATCAAGAATAACTCTGAGCTG GACCAGCCTTTAGGTGGGTGGATTATAAGGAAAAGTCACCCATCTTTGGAAGAGGTCATCTACCAGGTCCCGTCAGGCTATGTACTTAGAGCAGGACACACCCTGACT ATTTGGGCAGCGGGAGCGGTTGTGGAGCCTGTGCCTCCGGGCGATTTGCTCTTGAAGAGCCATCAGAGCTGGGGAGCTGTGAATGACGTGCGCGTGACCCTGTTCACCCCCCAGGAGGAG GAAGCTGCCGAGCgcaggcttgtgtgtgtgcagaaagggGCTGAAGGAGACTCTGACGTGGATTACGACGAGGAGTTCGTCACGGGCGGTGACATCCACCTTCGACGACAG ccgaaaagaaagaaaaaggaaaagtgtTGTCTGATTTTCTGA